In Methylotenera mobilis JLW8, the following are encoded in one genomic region:
- a CDS encoding class II aldolase/adducin family protein, with translation MGKIDTELAADVSAFAQSVKQDAEHAFRVLRETDTTTAYGTVGFVVRVPGHEKLVVVNDPGPWNRGAEITPAIIGFDGAVFAGNHSGGKRYNKLFIEHPDVNIISHVHTLYLAAWAQTHRTFPINYVAFNRHHLVRELPIYIDRRQPEVDFIVEKVNENPHNFAIIEANGGGTVWGKGGVRALTDTIILLEETARLQLLAEAVGGSRNYGAGALRQNWTMTGLFDEAKTLGLLPITDI, from the coding sequence ATGGGAAAAATTGATACAGAGTTAGCCGCCGATGTCTCGGCATTTGCACAAAGCGTGAAGCAAGACGCTGAGCACGCCTTTAGGGTGCTGCGCGAAACAGATACCACCACCGCTTATGGTACGGTTGGCTTTGTGGTACGTGTACCTGGGCATGAGAAGCTGGTGGTGGTGAATGATCCGGGTCCGTGGAATAGGGGCGCAGAAATCACGCCAGCCATTATTGGCTTTGATGGCGCTGTGTTTGCAGGCAACCATAGCGGCGGCAAGCGCTACAACAAGCTATTTATTGAGCATCCTGACGTAAATATTATTTCACACGTGCATACACTTTATCTGGCTGCTTGGGCACAAACGCACCGTACTTTTCCTATCAACTATGTTGCGTTTAATCGCCATCATCTGGTGCGCGAGTTGCCAATTTATATTGATAGACGCCAGCCTGAAGTAGATTTTATTGTGGAGAAAGTGAATGAAAATCCACATAACTTTGCCATTATTGAAGCCAATGGCGGTGGCACGGTATGGGGTAAAGGCGGTGTGAGAGCATTGACTGATACTATTATTCTGCTCGAAGAAACTGCGCGCTTGCAACTGCTGGCTGAGGCGGTAGGTGGCTCAAGAAATTATGGTGCGGGTGCCTTAAGGCAAAATTGGACCATGACAGGTTTGTTCGATGAGGCCAAAACATTAGGCCTGCTGCCTATTACCGATATCTAG
- a CDS encoding ABC transporter substrate-binding protein — MANPLPVNQPSGSQLNDIWFTRCPVPTATGLAYKLGWLEEEFAKDGISVATIQDAPKALARHHYDHEITSLIREGGSLLALAAKAQGAKTKVIGLTWIDEWQVILVSKGSPINRPADLKGRRIALPAYVDREIQSHVRGSSIARGMTLQGVKGVLAYAGLTLDDVSFVEVGSGQGSDTGLGSLWSGLDSLARGEVDAVYVKGASAVDAAKRYGAIVGIDIDRITDRRYRVNNGTPRPITVHEDLIENHFELLVRFLGQTLRAADWAASNLDGVHKILKEETRAGDDGVATAYRDGFHQSLHPSLSKELMDLFRIQKNFTLIHGVLDHDFNLDTWIDPRPLAAARQWLDNYYHTQEKAA, encoded by the coding sequence AGTCAATCAGCCATCCGGTTCTCAATTAAACGACATCTGGTTTACACGCTGCCCAGTGCCTACAGCAACTGGTTTGGCGTATAAATTAGGATGGCTTGAAGAGGAGTTTGCAAAAGATGGTATCTCAGTCGCAACGATTCAGGATGCGCCTAAAGCGCTTGCGCGCCATCATTATGATCATGAAATCACCAGTTTGATTCGAGAGGGTGGCAGCTTGCTTGCCTTGGCGGCCAAAGCTCAGGGTGCAAAAACAAAAGTCATCGGATTAACCTGGATAGATGAATGGCAGGTGATTTTGGTGAGCAAGGGCTCTCCTATCAATCGGCCGGCAGACCTTAAAGGGCGACGTATTGCATTACCAGCGTATGTTGATCGTGAAATACAGTCACATGTGCGCGGCAGCAGCATTGCACGTGGCATGACCTTGCAGGGGGTAAAGGGCGTTTTGGCATATGCCGGATTAACGCTGGATGACGTGTCATTTGTAGAGGTAGGCTCGGGGCAGGGTTCAGATACTGGCCTAGGCAGCCTGTGGTCAGGGCTCGATAGCCTGGCACGTGGCGAAGTAGATGCAGTGTATGTTAAAGGCGCATCGGCAGTGGATGCGGCTAAACGCTACGGTGCAATAGTGGGCATTGATATTGATAGGATCACTGACCGTCGATACCGCGTCAATAATGGCACGCCACGGCCGATTACTGTGCATGAAGATTTGATTGAAAACCACTTTGAGTTGTTGGTGCGCTTTCTTGGTCAAACATTACGTGCGGCCGATTGGGCAGCTTCTAATCTGGATGGGGTGCATAAGATTTTAAAAGAAGAAACCCGTGCCGGCGATGATGGGGTGGCGACAGCTTATCGTGATGGGTTCCACCAGTCGTTACACCCTAGCTTATCAAAAGAGTTAATGGATTTATTCAGAATCCAAAAGAACTTCACCTTAATTCATGGCGTGTTAGACCATGATTTTAATCTGGATACATGGATAGACCCCAGACCATTGGCTGCTGCACGCCAGTGGCTGGATAACTATTACCATACGCAGGAAAAGGCTGCGTAA